A window of Hevea brasiliensis isolate MT/VB/25A 57/8 chromosome 14, ASM3005281v1, whole genome shotgun sequence contains these coding sequences:
- the LOC110651706 gene encoding ubiquitin-like domain-containing CTD phosphatase, whose product MAAATSSVSTSSITEEELTLTVKWSGKEYTVRVCGDDSVGELKRRICELTNVMPKRQKLLYPKIGNKLADDSVLVSQLPLKSSLKMTMIGTVEDDIIVDQVDSSEVVDDFELGQDEAVDIKDKEVNKQKLRRRIDQYKIALQNPCREGKKLLVLDIDYTLFDHRSTAENPLELMRPYLHEFLTAVYAEYDIMIWSATRLKWIELKMGQLGVLNNPNYKITALLDHLAMITVQSDSRGIFDCKPLGLIWAQFPEFYNPKNTIMFDDLRRNFVMNPQNGLTIKPFRKAHANRDSDQELVKLTQYLLAIAELDDLSTLNHENWEFFAEDNTKRRRHA is encoded by the exons ATGGCAGCCGCTACTTCTTCAGTATCTACCTCGTCGATCACAGAGGAGGAGCTGACACTCACAGTGAAGTGGAGCGGCAAGGAGTACACTGTTCGAGTCTGTGGCGACGACTCTGTGGGCGAGTTGAAGCGCCGTATATGCGAACTTACCAATGTTATGCCTAAGCGACAAAAGCTTCTCTACCCCAAAATCGGTAATAAGCTTGCTGATGACTCCGTTTTGGTCTCCCAGCTTCCCCTCAAGTCCTCTCTCAAGATGACGATGATTGG AACTGTTGAAGATGATATAATTGTGGATCAAGTGGACTCCTCCGAGGttgttgatgattttgagctggGGCAAGATGAAGCTGTTGACATTAAAGATAAGGAAGTTAATAAGCAAAAACTAAGGAGGCGCATAGATCAATATAAG ATTGCACTTCAGAATCCATGTCGTGAAGGGAAAAAGCTGCTTGTTCTAGATATTGATTATACTCTATTTGATCACCGATCCACAGCAGAGAACCCACTTGAACTCATGCGGCCTT ATCTTCATGAGTTTCTCACAGCTGTTTATGCAGAGTATGATATTATGATTTGGTCGGCAACCAG AttgaagtggattgaattgaaaatgggacAACTGGGAGTGCTTAACAATCCAAACTATAAAATCACAGCTCTTCTAGACCATTTAGCAATGATTACAGTTCAATCAGATTCTCGAGGAATCTTTGACTGCAAGCCACTTGGATTGATTTGGGCTCAGTTTCCCGAG TTTTACAATCCAAAAAACACTATAATGTTCGATGATCTGCGAAGAAATTTTGTGATGAACCCACAAAATGGTTTGACAATCAAGCCTTTCAGGAAGGCTCATGCAAATAGAGATAGTGATCAGGAGCTCGTGAAGCTCACCCAATACTTACTTGCCATTGCAGAACTTGATGATTTAAGCACTCTGAATCATGAAAACTGGGAGTTCTTTGCTGAGGACAATACAAAAAGGCGTAGGCATGCGTAA